In Plectropomus leopardus isolate mb chromosome 21, YSFRI_Pleo_2.0, whole genome shotgun sequence, the DNA window tcattttcacTGGGGTTAAAGAGGGTTTGCTCTCGTGTTTGCTGCgcaagttgtgatgtcacaactaggAGCCTCACCTAACCTACTTTTATCAAACTCAAACTCTGCATAATATATTCTGCACTGTGAAGACATCCAAATGATGGAACAACAAGTCAAAGATGTGTTTGACTGAAGGGGAATCTTACATATTCGCTTAAAGAGCAGGAAAGACAGTAGCAGTGAATTTAAGTCTAAGGCCAGTTTAAAAGGACCAGTCCTGGCATCATGAACTCACTGCATTATTGTCTCAATTGTTACACTGTCCCTTTCAAATGCCTTGAAATATTGTACTGTTGACAGGACAGTCGCATTGCTAGTGACGGTATGGAGACTGCACACTGCTTTATTTGAATGAGTGAAACATACTCCATTAGCTGTTGGGTTTCACTATTGTTTTgtcaatattaaaaaacagcaggaagaTAAGAAATAAGTCAGATGCATTGTCACTAAATTGGgatattattttaatcaaaagacCATTATGTTAGATAGCTGTTCTTTTTTATGGCTAGTGTTGCTTTCCTGCCTCAACAGTTTGGACTGCTGTGTCTGCAGTCTTCCTTAGAAGTGTCACGTGGTGTTGTTGTGACCTCCAGTCTTTATCCAGGTTGGTTCTTCCACCTGAGCGGTGGAAAGACAACTCGGGGTCGGGTGTCCGGCCGCTTGATGAGAGTCAGGTGTCCGGTGGTGGGGGTGGGGCGGGCTGCCATCTGATGGAGGTCAAGTGGCCGGAAACCCCTCAAGAGTTTCCTGCTGCCAGGGGGAGTTGTCTTTCGAATGCTCAGGTGGAAGAACCAACCTGGATAAAGAAGGGAGGTCacaacaccaccaccaacaccatGTGACACAAAGAACAGCTATTTAATGTTATCTGGTAGGCTAAAATGAACCTTTTTGGATTTAAAGACCCTTATGCTAATAAAAATGGTTCCATCTTGTGTCATAATCCTAACTACATTCATTTAAAGGCAACATTTTGATATGAGATACTTCATTCACTTCAAGAAAGTGTCACTTTGTCCTAAAATTTTGGCTGTAAGCTTAAAAAAGctttaatgacttttattttcagtgctaCATTTGTTTGCTTAATGTTTATTCTGCATGCGTGTGTCTTTTTGTGCACAGTATGAACCGTCTATGTGGCCTTCCCAGAGGATTTGGTTCTTTGCCAGCTCTGGAAGTGTTGGACCTCACCTATAACAATCTGAACCAGAACTCCCTGCCTGGAAACTTCTTCTACCTCAGTGAGTcaactctctctttctctctctctctctctctctctctctctctctctctctctctctctctctctccctctctctctctctcttagtcGGTAAAAATGATCAGAGAATAAAGTGTGTCTTTAGCCTTGACTTAGAAACAGAGAGCGAGCATTCTCATATCAAATGGCAACTGGTTCCACAGCTGTGGAGCAGCAACCCCAAAGGCTCTTTACCTTATAGTTTAAGACGTGATCAAGGGGCATACAAGAGAGATTAGTTGCCAGATTTAAGAGACCTAGTGGGAGAGTGCCAGTGATGGGGCCTAACTGACCACTGAAAGCGATTAGCATTCTGAATTAAACATGAAACCATTGAAAAAGGTCAGTTCCTGGGTGATGTACTCACAGTTTTTACTACCAATAAAAATTGTTGCAGCTGCATTTTGGGCCATCTGTAAGCAAGTTAATAAGGAATAGTGAATGCCGAAAAAAGGGAATTGCAGCAGTCCAGTCTTGACATAATGAAGACATGaattactttttcaaaacaaagaaacaacaaaattggCTTGAGTTTGAAAATggccttttgaaacctggatcgacatttgtgctgcattcagatgctttgcacaggtatttaaacctttgaaatgtgggcaaatttgtttgatttctttagaaaaaacatgagggaaaagcTTTGCGTGAAATGTCtcttaaattgcaaaaaaaaaaccccaatctgtcaaaggttacaaaaaaatgccctgaaaattagctgtacaaaaagaaatcaaataactGAGGAAAGGATATTTTTTAggattatatatttcaaattaggctacagaatgtaaaaaaaatgttttttttcagtaatttcccttttttattcttttacttttcttttatgtatcttgctatttttgccttctttccatttttctttaaaagaaataaagccaggCCGCTtatgtttcaaagtgttaactggtactaacttttttaacaaaagatctgattttttatttttatcttttttatatatacagaGTTCAGAATCAGATATACCTTGTTGTTGCATTTAACTTCACATATATGGTGTCCTAGTTAAGTGACGAAAAGAATTCTGGATTTATATGGTCCAGATAATTACTTCAGTATGTTACTGTCGAGTTGGAGGAAATCATTTGTCATTCAGCCTTTCCTCCAGACCAGTCCAGATGAGGATGTAGGGAGTCCCTAGATTTTGGTGGCAGGTAATGTTGTAAATTATCTGCGTAGAAGCGCCAGGAGAAGAAATGTAGTTCTTTCTAATGTTTGTCAAAAAGTGTAGAGGCAGAATAGAAATGGACCCAGGATGGAACCCTGAAGGACCCCATAGATgacaggagcagaggaggagacctttcttgccaagttgctctttgccttttgtctcatttttttttttttgaagaaatcaaaccaatgtgcttgGGGTtagaaggtttaaatacttgtaaaaggtgtgtaattgcagcacaagaaaagttatatTGCTCCAGGTTTAAAAGTGTTAAAGACAGAACAAATTGTGAATAACACCTTTCATGGATCGTTTCTCTGTACTTTGTAATCTGTAGTGGTTGTGCTGAAGAGGATGTTTGAAATGATCACAACTTGAATATTTTGGTTTCTACTGTGGCCACTGATCTTAGGCTGgcaaataatgtttttagtttgactCAGGTGGTGAGAGAGGTGAGGGGGTCACAGTGctgggagcaggaggagaggagcatggcCTCAGGCTGCATTAGTCATGTACACTGTACTATggatttcacattaaaagatgAATAGGATTGTACAGCGGAAGCAGCTCTCTGGCTCCATGTTGTAACAGTTGTATGAGACAACGTTGTCAGCTCCTCTTTGTGAAATCCTTTTTCCCTCAGAAGGGGCTGAGCCTTTTGTCACCACAGAGCTGTCTTGCTGGGTCTGTAGTCTTGCTAGACAAGCAGAAGGTCTGTGTAGATTGATTCTGTCCAGTATGTGAGGCAGTATTATTAATCAAGCCTGACTGCTGCTATTGATCAGATTCCAGTCTGTTAGgacctttacacacacacacacacacacacacacacacacacagacaagactAACAGAAATGCTTGTTTTGCAGCCACTCTTCGTGCGCTCTATCTGAGTGACAATGACTTCGAGGCCCTGCCTGCTGACATTGGGAAGCTGACCAAGCTGCAAATAGTAAGTTAATGTCAACACAACGGACAAAGTGAATCAAGTCAGTCAGCACTGTGTACATGAGTTACAATCACATGGAGAGCAGGAAAGAGTATATGCTAATTTCTTATTTACAGCAGTTTATCTGTAGTTAACACAGTGTGCAATGGTGAATTAATCATGACGTATGGGAAGCAAGAGACCTTAAGAGATACTTTGCCGactttcaaccagctttgtatcacaaCAGTGTGAGTGGTACATGtggatgaactgtggtaaacctCCTTCCATCTAATCAGTGCCGAAGTGATgtaatttgtgttatttggCAGAGTATTGCAAGCTCTTGGGGCTGTTGCGTGAACTACAGGTTGTTCTTCCGCATTTTGCTATTGCCGACCAACCctacatgttctcatcccaagccGTCACgttttgtcactttgtcagtggacttccgtgtctacatattacactctaggtatcattctgcatctgctgttgacgttctgggatgccactaccatgataccaacacaagcacatgatgggatgatgctgcacgtggttatgttaggcaacaaaagcacatggcaaccaatacTGGGACGCACATGCTGCCGCAGTTGGTTAGGgttagaggaaggaggcacatggcaaggtgtagaaaaaacatcacatacagtCCAGAAGCTTACAccagactcccgcatgaaagtccggggtttgttggacctatccACTGCTCTTCCCTCCCGCTCTGTAGGCACCTTGCACTCCctaaattatgttgttaccagcagcggTTCAACCTGAAGCCGTCCTGCATTGCATTCTTACACctaaagcactgtcaaagtggcgtAATTTTCGAGTTCTAAATGAGAAGGGGCTGGCCAACCATGCCACCACTACTGTGGACATGTAAAGTAAACATCTGGATCAAAAGACACAcccacccctctctctgtctcttaaaGTCAGATTGAATTCCAATCCAACAGTAAAACTGGGAAGTGCTGATTGAAAATATATCAGTACCATGtaactgcactgcctatttgtcctctaaaatgttgtcagaaaacatattttaatgccccATTTTATTGTAACGACAAGAGTttttgaacaggaagtgggcgccatactgcttcctgcacagtgaaaacggaagttgaaaaaaaccccaaaacaaaacagaaaaacagtagTGATCAAATATAAAGCAAAATGGTGTTACTGCCTTGCCTATTTCTtccctcaaatgttttcaaaaacatgttttagcttattttTATCTGTAATACAAGATATGGCCTGCTGCCATTGTGTCGAACGGACAAGGtcacattacgtcacccaccagcaggagtgtTGATTTGTTCTGGTAGATtaaggttttctaccttttgagcagAAGCCACTGCCATTgtcatttttctccattttctctacTAAgttagcaccagtttcaaaagtattgcTTTTTCTCCTGCAGTACGACCTAGTTTTATTTGAGGACTctctttattttgatgaaatacttTTTCAAATGAATACAACACCtgaaaaataaccatttgtatatcagtgcGTATTACCTtaaatttataaagaaaactttctcacatgcctccatagtgaatggagaatccaaaaaaaccaaacattctGCAAGAAGTGAAGTCACTTAGGACCTTGTGAAACTGCAAAACCATATCAAAAAATCTCtttataaactctcacacaacttgttgtacaatccaaatctcatttatctAATCCTATGCTGCACAAGTGGAGCTGGTATGCACGCACATGCTCAGGCATGCTCAGTATGCGCTACTTGTAGGAGGAAgttttttatattgtaaaatagTAGTCTTTGTGCTTTGAACAAATTTATGATGCTTTTGTTTGTACGTTAGTGTCAGACAGTGCGTGTTAAATGAGTTTGTCctgtttttcttctattttgtCCAGTTGAGTCTGAGGGATAATGATCTGATCTCGCTGCCTAAGGAGATTGGGGAGTTGGCTCAACTCAAAGAGCTTCACATCCAGGGCAACAGACTGACTGTGCTGCCCCCTGAACTTGGTACTgaccacataaacacacacacacacacacacacacacacacacacacgcacacacacacacatacacacacacacacactgtatatacaAAGTCAGTTAAAATCTAAAACACCTAGCCAATCTGTGTTAAACCCAGGATATCACTCAGGCTGTTGGTTTTGCAGCAGTGGTGTTTGAATATCTGCACAAGTTAAAAATGATGAACTGTGTTGGTTCAAATTTCAATGCTCAAAGATCTTTCTGTCgaacatatttttaacatagTGAAATTCAAAGCTGGCACGCTTTTGTGCTATAAGGATAATGTGCAATAATCATCAGATTAGAATGTGGAGAAATTGgggaaaattttaaatatgtcccTGTGCACAAGACACTAACAGCTCTTTACTACTGACCCATGAGCCTCATCAGAGACTATGAATGTCAACAGGACAGTCTTTTTCATTTGAACAGGTGATGAGTATAACCAGTtgtttgtctgtccatctgcaGGTAATCTGGATCTGACTGGTCCTAAACAGGTTTTTAAAGCAGAGAATAATCCCTGGGTCACTCCCATTGCAGACCAGTTCCAGCTGGGcgtctcccatgtttttgaatatgttCGCTCAGAGACCTACAAGTAGTaagtactcacacacacatgcacacacacactcacacactgacagcaaaCAGTGGACTGTCACAGGCTGTCATAAGGCCGCTAACCCAGGATTTCCACCGCTTGCATGTGCGTTAAGGCTCCGCTGCGGTTTTGCTCTGTGCTCCCTCATCCGTCAATTCCCACCGTTTGCAGTTTGAGTCTGGCATGGCGCAGCACTGCTTGATCAGCTGACTGAGGAATTCCTGCGGTAATTACAGAATCATGTGCATTATATCAGTACAGAAGAAGTAATAACTCCattcactcccataactcccaataAGTTGTTCCATGCCATTCCCTTTCTATGGTTATCCCTATAAAACAGGATGTGTGGTGTCATGAATAATTCTGTGGTTTTCCACCTGAGTAATTAGCTTCTCTTCGTCTGTGTTGTCGGTAGTGACCTCAAAAAGTCTCTGACCTGTTGACTCCAGGCCTGGAACCACCCATTGTGAAGTTTTGTTGATgtaattaaatgaaatacaatcagaCGTAAACACTGagttttttattctgaaaattaaccagactttttaatgttgtgtcgCGCCTGGACTACCAGAGCTGGGACGGAGACAATCCGCAACACAGCGAGTGGAAATTAACACATAGACTAGAGTGTAATCTGTTTGTTCCGTCTGCCCAGACGGATCAGAGCTGGACCGCAcacggatctggtggaaattagggGTAAGACTGCAGGAGCTCGGGCAGTTTTACGGGGTTTTGCCTGTTGGTGCTTGTCTCCACCACAAGAACAGCTCTGTAGGACAAGTTATGAGTATTTTTATGGGGGCAAAACAAGTCCCTGCCTCAGGGAGGTACTTCCATGTGGCCCCAAAAAAGGCTCATACCATTTTTAATGCTACGTTCATGTGATGTTGAAATAATCAGAATGATGTAATCCCCACTGGGAAAACTGACATGAACAGCATCTCATGTcggaaaaacaacttttatttttttatttttataacataaGTTGCCGACTTGACATTTGATCCACTATCAGCCCTCAAAAGGTTGATTGGCCCTTTTATTCagaatgaaataattttatcaCTACAATGAACAAAGAGATAACTACTGATCTGTGTTAACAGCCAGGCAAAATGATTGGTAGAAACCTCAGTTTTCTCATCACTCCACTCAGAGTGACAGTGAACTGTTTGCTAATGCATACATACTGCATTCTGTTgccctttcacaataaaactttCCGCCAGTGGCAATTCTTAAGGTGTGTTGAACACAAAACtcatttttgctttgtgttATTCCTGCAAAAGTGACTGGAGAGTTGTCTGCTAAactaatataaaatagaaaGGAAGGAACAAAACATCTGCAGATtataaaaaaagctatttttaaccttaaaaacatgtcagtagGCAGTGGAGGTTCCCAGGATCTGTGTCCAAAGCTAATCAAATAATCTGATAATCTGATAGGATGTTAAATGTGcacatttgtatgtgtgagCACAGGAAACTGCACGTTAGCGGTCCTGTCTCTGGTGGAGGTTGCAGTGTGAGGCAGAGGGCTGCCATGAATTCTTTGTTCCAGGCAGAAGGAGATGCTGCAAATCCTCTGTGTGAATGCCTCAGACTGCTGCTCCGAGGCAGGCTCTGGAACTGATCCCtgcactgtgtgactgtgtgtgagtgagacagGAGGACCATCTCCACCATATCCTGTTCCATATTATGTTTGCATACTTGTTTGAGCGATGTGTGGGAGTCGGTGTtctatctgtgtgtgcgtcTTTCCACACAGAACTGTACAACCGATACGAGTTATTGCAGCATCTGCAAAGAGATCTATGTTGCAGCCAATCACTGACAGCTCCGTGGCTACATTAAAAACTGCTGCTCTCACAGATACTTGccgcaaacacacatacattcattaCTTTCAACTCTGGGTGTTGTTCAAGCCCatcttttttgcaaaataaaagggTTTATTGTGTGGAGATCATGGACAGGATTTGATGGCTTGTATTCAGCTGAAACTGTTTCCTGTTGGTGGCACGAGAGGAAAAGGTTGAGGGATCACTGAGCTTCTTTGGCACAAGTcaaattttctttaaaggtaTACATGTCTAAGCAGGTACAAAGTAACAGgtcattcatacacacacacacacacacagacacacacacacacacacacacacacacacacacacacacacacacacacactcacactcataaGCAGGGACAGATCAAAATGACCTATGACTTGATATGTGAATCAGTGAAAGGCAGCCCAGTTAAATCCACTTACTTGAACCACTTAGGAACAGGACACTAACCATCAAACATGACACTTGtcatctctctccttttttaccATTGGAACTACTGGGTTATAATCCTGTGCTGCTAGCCAGGAAGGTCCAGTGAGCATTTTGGAATAAAAGACAATGCATTACATTGAGTGACAAGCAGATCAAATGTAGCAGTCAcctgtgtgtgtcaggctgGATGATGGAGAGCTCAGCTGCTCTGTGTCATGCACTGACTGCCTCTCTATCTGTGTGATCCATCACTGTTCAAGTCAGAGTCAGAGAAGCAACACGTGCATAATTTAGCTATCATGCTCATCAATGCACTTATGGACACACACCAAAACGTTCTTGTAAGTCTGTCCTCTGGTGGCTGGGGCATAAGCCAGTGGCATTTTACATGGCATAAATTAGCCTAGAAGCTAGCTGAGATTTTCTCTGATCTTGTGAAACCAGGATAAATCACACATGGAGGGGGCTTTATTGTCTTTGCAATTTATTGTGTCTcatctgtgaaataaaagtaaatacaagtTTTGTGTCCACTGTGGGAAATGGTTTTCagcttacaaaaataaacaggtcTGTGTCGCTGCAACACTTGTTGCCAGACTATATTATAGGATACGTAGGGTAAGACATAGAGTAAGACTTGTGTACGACGTAGGGTACGACATAGGATATGAAGGGTACGACCTAAGGTGCGACGTATGATACAATGTACAGTGCAACAAAGGATACAAAGAGTAGGACGTAGGGTATGTCGTAGGGTATGACGTGTGGTACgaagtatagtatgacattgtGTATGATGACACATGTGGAATACAACGCAGTGTATGATGTAGGGTATGACATACAATATGACAAAGGATACTTAGGGTATGGCATATGGTACCAATAGGCATGATGTAGGGTATGACCTAGGGTAGCATGTAGGATATGATAAAAGGTATGATGTAGGGTACTTTATTGGGTACATCATCAGCTAAGATGAAGGATACATAGGGTATGATGTAGGGAACGTATGGTGTGTCGTGAAGTACGATGTAGGGTGCGTGTCTATGCAGAGCCTACAGGGTATATTTGATGCAAAAGTATAAATAACactttagaatgagctgtttatatacATAGGGAACTGGTCTTCTTCCACACAGTATATCATGTTGTTCCatagtagcccagaatggagaAACAGGAGAACAGTGCTTTATTGTGCCATTGCTGTTTTCATGGCGGTccctgtagttctcctacacgcttGGTACATAGGAGAAGTTTCACTTGGTTGTTACCTGAAGCAAATATAGTAATATAAAGAATATGTAATAGATGGACATACTGGGTCAGAGAGATGGAAAGCAGTGCCTGTTACTATAGAGACAATGCAGATTTGACTTAAGTTAATTATATGTAGTATGTTTGGAGAATTTATTAGAATCTTACCTGTGCATGTGCAACATGAGCTCCACCCTCAGGATGTAGAGCACCTCACTTTGAAACTAACAGTGCTGTTAGGAGTTCGGGATTTTACTTCATCACTGTAGCCGGTTCAGAAGTCAAACCACTGAGGGTTACCAATAGCACAGTTTCTATCATTTACTGTTGGAGTGATGAAAAACAAGGAAGAGACAGTTCTCAGCACTTGGACATGACTACCTCCACTCATGGCTATTTTCAGTGTGTTCTTCCCATTTTGATGGTCATCCTACTGCAGACCCCCCTCAGTCTGTCACACATTGTATGAACAGACTGTGAGGGTGAGAAAGATGTATGAGTGCATGTGAAGAAGTGCAACAGTGAAAGAGAagacgcgcacacacacacacacacacacacacacacacacacacacacatacacacacacacacacacacacacatacacacacacacacacacacacacacacacacacacacacacacagagcaagcAGCAGCCTGTCCTCAGACAGGTGTTGAACAATCTCCCAAAGAGATCTTCTCTGTGTCTTCACGGTTTCATTCACACCTGACTAAATGTCCTTCATCTTCcaacactgtgaaaacacacacagaacacacacacatgcgcacacacacacacacacacacacacgtatatatacacacacatacacacacacacacacacagctgtctgcccatgcattttctttctaatttggTGGGATGTATCTTGTGTGTGAGAGCAGTAATAATCGTGCGCTCTGCTCTTCGTCTTGGTAgtgaaattgtattttgtccTGACTCGTCCACAGGGAGGACAGAGGTCAGGGTCAGCTGATAACTAGAATGCCTCGAAACAGTGAGATGTCCATTAAATGGGATATTAGTGGAGAGGGTGCATGAAGTCATACTCTGATAGCCAGAGTTGTCTTCTAAACTCTGCTCTGAGCAGCAAAGGCTGGTAAACCTGCGCAGTGTGCACCTTTAGAGTGCACTActgtgaaatgaaagaaaaacaaaaaaatcacaatatgatAAAACAAGGTGCCCACAgggattttaattttatatcaagaatgacaaaaacatgaaaaggaaaGGTTGTGGCAAGTGACAGCGTTTGGTAGGTCATTGGTCTTAACAATAGAAATGATGACAAACAGTCATTATGTTTGACATCATTGATCAAcaactgtgtttattttcagggtGGTTATTGTTTGAAATTTTCCAATACTTGTATAGGCAGATGTAGACCAAATCACTGGGACACTGGGTGAATTACAACAGGTACTTTTGGGTAGAAAACTGGCAACTGCTTTAAACTGTAGAAATCTGTGAAGTCAGTAGACTTGTTTAttcctgttgtcattttcagctgtaacatGGTTAAACATGGTGATCCAacctgacatttctgctgtgcttaCTTTATGTCCTGTATTGCTTTGCTAACATCTTTGATAAACTGATTCTGTTGGCCCGGAAGATAAACAATGTCCTGATGTGGATGGGGCTGCAGCTAAACGAATTTTAGACACCTAAAATAATCAATACCAATATacactatatttaaatattttcagtacTTTGCCTCACACAATAGCTGAgagaggcagcagtagacctgTAACTCTGTTGTATTGTGAAGTAATATGACGGTTTTAACCAAACCCTTAATTAGTTAATTCACTGAGAAACAGAATGCTCTGTTTCTTTGAACAAAAGCTGTCATTTTAGAGTACAGTGTCAGATTGTATTTATGAAAACACcctaaataaacattttgatttggTCTATATCTTTTGCTGATATGGGCCTAAATGTTGCTATCTATTGAAATTTGTATACACCTACACTCCTTCTAGGCCGCGCCCTCCAGGTTTAGGTGTAAGATTCCTATTGGTGGACGGCATTTATTAAGGGCATTTTGTTCCTCGAGATCTGTTTGAATCCCTGACGGAGGCTCATTGGCAAaatgttttgagtgttttttaggTCCCACACGACCATGTCgtgaaaataaaggcattttaacattttgaagaGAGTGCCTTGGAGTttttcttttgagttttcaacatttttttctgttgaaaaaacaatatttctgttgaaCAACACTCATCAAAGGTGTCAGTGTAACCCTAATCAGCTGATTTATGGTTACAGTGGATCAGGTAA includes these proteins:
- the rsu1 gene encoding ras suppressor protein 1; protein product: MSKSLKKIVEESRDKNVPEVEMCDRGISNMLDIPGLFTLSNITQLVLSHNKLTTVPANISELKNLEVLNMFNNQIEELPTQISSLQKLKHLNLGMNRLCGLPRGFGSLPALEVLDLTYNNLNQNSLPGNFFYLTTLRALYLSDNDFEALPADIGKLTKLQILSLRDNDLISLPKEIGELAQLKELHIQGNRLTVLPPELGNLDLTGPKQVFKAENNPWVTPIADQFQLGVSHVFEYVRSETYKYLYGRHMQANPEPPKKSNDKSKKISRKPLAAKNK